The Methanocella arvoryzae MRE50 genome includes a region encoding these proteins:
- a CDS encoding NAD(+)/NADH kinase, with protein sequence MQAKSVGIISRLDVKDPKSLIPAFVKHLSYKVKLSLDPVTASLCGSNEPTEIDEMYVDLVLIFGGDGTILRSLQLLPKPTPIMGINMGEVGFLTVTDPESALYMIDDIISNFEVVERQRMAVKLNEYELPCAMNEAVVITSRPAKISQFRVYVDGKFMEEFRADGIVFATPTGSTAYAMSAGGPIVDPGVDGIIIVPLAPYKLSARPWVVPGRSIIKLELLREDKESMVVVDGQYMTSVTTKDVLTFTMCENPALFVKFHDKFYDLVREKLT encoded by the coding sequence ATGCAGGCAAAATCGGTAGGCATCATCTCAAGGCTCGACGTCAAGGACCCGAAGAGCCTCATTCCGGCGTTCGTCAAGCACCTTTCATACAAGGTAAAGCTTTCTCTCGACCCAGTCACTGCCAGCCTCTGCGGCAGCAACGAGCCGACCGAGATCGACGAGATGTACGTGGACCTGGTCCTGATCTTCGGCGGAGACGGGACGATCCTCCGGTCTTTGCAGCTTTTACCCAAGCCCACCCCGATCATGGGCATCAACATGGGTGAAGTGGGCTTCCTGACTGTCACCGACCCTGAGAGCGCTCTCTACATGATTGACGATATCATCTCGAACTTCGAGGTGGTCGAACGCCAGCGGATGGCGGTGAAGCTGAACGAATATGAGCTTCCCTGCGCCATGAATGAGGCAGTAGTGATCACTTCTAGGCCTGCAAAAATATCCCAGTTCCGGGTTTACGTGGACGGCAAGTTCATGGAGGAGTTCCGGGCAGACGGCATTGTCTTCGCCACCCCGACCGGCTCCACGGCTTACGCGATGAGTGCTGGCGGCCCCATCGTAGATCCGGGCGTAGATGGCATCATCATCGTGCCCCTAGCACCTTATAAATTATCGGCCCGCCCGTGGGTAGTCCCGGGGAGAAGCATAATCAAGCTGGAATTACTCAGGGAGGACAAGGAATCCATGGTCGTAGTCGACGGGCAGTACATGACCAGCGTGACAACAAAAGACGTCCTCACTTTTACGATGTGCGAGAACCCGGCCCTGTTCGTCAAGTTCCACGACAAGTTCTACGATCTGGTGCGCGAAAAATTAACTTAG
- a CDS encoding peroxiredoxin: protein MISGEQLTGGDQSGRITIGMIAPDFEAITTHGKIKLSDYKGSWVILFSHPADFTPVCTTEFVEFSKKYEEFKKRGVKLIGLSVDGLNSHIAWVRDIKEHMGVDVPFPIIADLDTKISRLYGMIHPPVSHIMPVRSVFIIDPKMVVKMIIFYPSGVGRNIDELLRTIDALQVVDRHRVDTPANWQPGEPVLIEPPHTQHGAEDRLKEGYECNTWYLCMKKI from the coding sequence ATGATTAGCGGCGAACAGCTAACTGGCGGGGATCAGTCCGGCCGTATCACTATTGGTATGATTGCGCCTGACTTTGAGGCGATAACCACCCATGGTAAAATCAAACTGTCCGACTACAAAGGCAGCTGGGTAATCCTTTTCTCACATCCGGCAGACTTTACCCCTGTCTGCACTACCGAGTTCGTGGAGTTCTCCAAAAAGTACGAGGAGTTCAAGAAGCGGGGCGTGAAATTGATTGGCCTGAGCGTGGATGGGCTGAACTCTCATATCGCCTGGGTCAGGGATATTAAGGAGCATATGGGGGTAGATGTACCCTTCCCGATCATCGCAGATCTTGACACTAAAATATCCCGCCTCTACGGCATGATTCATCCGCCTGTCAGCCACATCATGCCTGTACGGTCTGTCTTCATCATCGACCCCAAAATGGTGGTGAAGATGATCATCTTCTACCCGTCCGGAGTCGGCCGGAATATCGACGAGCTGCTGAGGACTATCGATGCTTTGCAGGTGGTCGACAGGCACAGGGTGGACACGCCGGCTAACTGGCAGCCGGGGGAGCCTGTCCTGATCGAGCCGCCACATACCCAGCACGGGGCTGAAGATCGGCTTAAAGAAGGCTACGAGTGCAATACCTGGTACCTCTGTATGAAGAAGATCTGA
- a CDS encoding DUF790 family protein, translating into MLSSDLLVARVRGDTIAPAFIPPEGDHLDLARDVISIFEDHTGKKLGELYGILEEMEDQGFDYRLVRGMVSLLERRCDFTIDAAVEPAIARRAVFEAAANAYPVIGGENRKALLGKVAGTLGISPADLERSLYADLEDEMLIRAFRQPTPEELIKQYNMGLAQTLLFKATQLRFRTASGHKEILRKLKWLGLMYDAEARDGRVDITIDGPTSAIKMTERYGTSMAKLLPLIIGTPGWSVEATILRKDFSGNPKLYTFSMREDRHGSLFRPGPEKEMEFDSSAEEMFYSSFANAATGWTISREPEPLITGRYLFIPDFLLEKNRSRVYVEIAGFWTAEYLKRKVAKLKEIKDKELIVLASDQMSCEAFREIPGVIFFGRKMPIKPVLDRLKALEKADADAGAARISSKGLTIKGDVIQIAGLAEAAGESVDAIRAYLEEHPPEGYLTTKEELISDTVLTDLRAALPDSLQYGEAVTTIRHRGITSVDMVIQALGYSVKWSGLDPDSATVYRAK; encoded by the coding sequence ATGCTTTCGAGCGACCTGCTGGTAGCCAGAGTCAGGGGCGACACGATCGCCCCGGCATTCATTCCGCCCGAGGGCGACCACCTGGACCTGGCCAGGGACGTCATCAGTATCTTCGAGGACCATACGGGCAAAAAGCTCGGAGAGCTGTACGGCATCCTCGAAGAGATGGAAGACCAGGGCTTCGACTACAGGCTTGTCAGAGGGATGGTCTCGCTGCTGGAGAGGCGGTGCGACTTCACTATCGATGCGGCCGTCGAGCCAGCCATAGCCAGGCGAGCCGTTTTCGAGGCGGCAGCAAACGCATACCCGGTGATCGGCGGCGAGAACAGAAAAGCGCTGCTCGGGAAGGTGGCCGGCACGCTCGGCATCAGCCCTGCCGACCTGGAACGGTCACTCTACGCGGACCTCGAAGACGAGATGCTGATCAGGGCATTCAGACAGCCCACGCCCGAGGAACTTATCAAGCAATATAACATGGGCCTGGCACAGACGCTGCTCTTCAAAGCGACCCAGCTCCGGTTCCGCACGGCGTCTGGACATAAGGAAATCCTGCGGAAGCTTAAGTGGCTCGGGCTGATGTACGATGCCGAAGCCAGAGACGGCAGAGTGGACATCACCATCGACGGGCCGACGTCTGCGATCAAGATGACCGAGCGGTACGGCACTTCCATGGCTAAGCTGCTCCCCCTGATCATCGGTACACCAGGATGGAGTGTCGAGGCTACCATCCTTAGAAAAGACTTCTCGGGGAATCCGAAGCTCTACACCTTTTCGATGCGGGAAGACAGGCACGGCAGCCTCTTCAGGCCCGGCCCGGAAAAGGAGATGGAATTCGACAGCTCGGCAGAAGAAATGTTCTATAGCTCGTTCGCCAACGCAGCCACCGGCTGGACCATATCCCGGGAGCCTGAGCCCCTGATCACAGGCAGATACCTGTTCATTCCCGACTTCCTGCTGGAAAAGAACCGCAGCCGGGTATACGTCGAAATCGCCGGCTTCTGGACCGCCGAGTACCTGAAACGCAAGGTAGCCAAGCTCAAGGAGATCAAAGATAAAGAGTTGATAGTCCTGGCCAGCGACCAGATGTCCTGCGAGGCGTTCCGGGAAATCCCCGGCGTCATCTTCTTTGGCCGCAAGATGCCGATAAAGCCAGTGCTCGACAGGCTAAAGGCGCTGGAAAAAGCCGACGCAGATGCTGGTGCGGCAAGGATCAGCAGCAAAGGACTGACCATAAAAGGGGACGTCATTCAGATCGCCGGCCTCGCCGAAGCAGCCGGCGAAAGCGTCGATGCAATCAGGGCGTATCTCGAAGAGCACCCGCCCGAAGGCTACCTGACGACAAAAGAAGAGTTGATCAGCGATACAGTACTTACCGACCTCCGGGCCGCATTACCTGACAGCCTGCAGTACGGAGAGGCCGTAACGACGATCAGACATCGGGGCATTACCTCAGTAGATATGGTAATCCAGGCCCTCGGATACTCCGTCAAGTGGAGTGGCCTCGATCCCGACAGCGCCACGGTGTACAGGGCAAAATAA
- a CDS encoding DUF2268 domain-containing protein: MEFTVQDTLSTYRKIIAEQNAEKKTELFREELLAPYEGMFNVFGGSLRPAAGKMDAMQMLGGWSFIPPEQLGEKVLARLEVFEKYRAHDLMTEAMEKVCDAFQAYENRIPLKHLQAGLFLLDPARMDPADHGYTGFGAIPGYVMVTYGEPDAYNLSKIQPTLAHEAHHSIYSSAVPRNMMSITVGEYMIMEGLAESFATELFGRDRVGYFVEEFDMSQLPQVKEGMKQALTLSGFDVVRSYIFGDRKATKFGGKAVGMPDHAGYAVGYFIVQDYLTNTGKTVAEATFVPAVEIIRESGFFE; the protein is encoded by the coding sequence ATGGAATTTACAGTACAGGACACATTGTCCACCTATCGGAAGATCATCGCAGAGCAGAACGCAGAGAAGAAGACAGAGCTTTTCAGGGAGGAACTCTTAGCGCCCTACGAGGGCATGTTTAATGTTTTCGGGGGGTCCTTGCGCCCGGCAGCGGGCAAGATGGACGCCATGCAGATGCTGGGGGGCTGGTCTTTCATCCCACCTGAGCAGCTGGGCGAAAAAGTGTTGGCCAGGCTGGAGGTTTTCGAAAAGTACCGTGCCCATGACCTGATGACTGAGGCCATGGAAAAAGTCTGCGACGCTTTCCAGGCCTACGAAAACCGGATACCGCTGAAGCACCTGCAGGCAGGCCTGTTCCTCCTCGATCCGGCGAGGATGGACCCGGCGGACCACGGCTATACGGGCTTCGGGGCCATTCCCGGCTACGTGATGGTCACCTACGGTGAACCGGATGCGTACAACCTGTCGAAGATCCAGCCCACGCTAGCGCACGAGGCCCACCACTCGATTTATAGCTCTGCCGTGCCTCGCAACATGATGTCCATCACGGTCGGAGAATACATGATCATGGAGGGGCTGGCGGAGTCCTTTGCCACGGAGTTGTTCGGCCGGGACCGGGTCGGTTACTTCGTGGAAGAATTCGACATGAGCCAGCTGCCCCAGGTCAAGGAAGGCATGAAGCAGGCTCTGACTCTGAGCGGCTTCGACGTCGTACGATCCTACATCTTCGGCGACCGCAAGGCGACGAAGTTCGGCGGCAAAGCCGTAGGTATGCCCGACCATGCCGGCTATGCCGTGGGGTACTTCATCGTGCAGGATTACCTGACAAATACCGGCAAGACTGTCGCTGAAGCAACCTTCGTGCCCGCCGTCGAGATCATCCGGGAGTCGGGCTTTTTCGAGTGA
- a CDS encoding DEAD/DEAH box helicase family protein, protein MIHLAFDKGTIVVRGNVRVPGSSWDSRSQAYRALGLFYKDIKAYLEASGFEFRDDVMDIFPSPALRIKTVLREYQEKAIAAWLRADKWGVVVLPTGSGKTLVALKAISIVHPAIVIVPTLDLVEQWKSRIEEEFGIEPGVYSGEEHRLGPVTIATYDTAYIRASELGNRFRLVVFDEVHHLPSPAYTTIAEMLACPCRLGLTATYEREDGKEKDLPRLVGGKVFEMSVENLEGVHLANYDLRRIKVDLLPEEEASYRRDYDLYRKYLSDNHIILRSPRDFERLVMRSGRDKGAREAILARHRARTTALNSRAKILELTKIFQQHSGPEDRTIIFTEHNELVYAISKEFLIPFITHTTSKDERMENLSKFRTGAYRAIVTSKVLDEGVDVPDANVGIILSGSGSRREFVQRLGRILRKKGDKKAVLYEIVAQGTMEEGSSRKRRREA, encoded by the coding sequence ATGATACACCTCGCGTTCGACAAGGGCACTATCGTAGTCCGGGGTAACGTCAGAGTCCCAGGCTCATCGTGGGACTCCCGGTCCCAGGCCTACCGGGCGCTGGGGCTCTTTTACAAAGACATCAAAGCATACCTCGAAGCTTCGGGATTCGAGTTCAGGGACGACGTCATGGACATCTTCCCGAGCCCGGCGCTTAGAATAAAAACAGTGCTTCGGGAATACCAGGAAAAGGCAATAGCCGCATGGCTCCGGGCCGATAAGTGGGGCGTAGTCGTGCTGCCCACCGGATCCGGGAAGACGCTCGTAGCACTGAAAGCGATCTCGATCGTGCATCCGGCCATCGTGATCGTGCCTACTTTAGACCTGGTGGAACAGTGGAAGTCGCGTATCGAGGAAGAGTTCGGCATCGAGCCCGGAGTCTACAGCGGGGAGGAGCACCGGCTCGGGCCGGTGACGATCGCCACCTATGACACGGCTTATATCAGAGCTTCCGAGCTGGGCAACAGGTTCCGCCTCGTGGTGTTCGACGAAGTCCACCACCTGCCATCCCCGGCTTACACGACGATCGCCGAAATGCTGGCATGCCCCTGCCGGCTCGGCCTGACCGCGACGTACGAGCGGGAGGACGGAAAGGAGAAAGACCTGCCCCGGCTTGTGGGAGGCAAAGTGTTCGAGATGAGCGTCGAGAACCTGGAAGGCGTCCACCTCGCAAACTACGACCTCAGGCGGATCAAGGTAGACCTGCTGCCTGAGGAAGAAGCCTCGTACCGCAGGGACTACGATCTTTACAGGAAATACCTCTCAGATAATCACATAATACTACGCTCTCCCAGGGATTTCGAGCGGCTGGTCATGAGGAGCGGCCGGGACAAAGGGGCGAGAGAGGCCATTCTCGCCAGACACAGGGCCCGGACAACGGCGCTTAACTCCAGGGCCAAGATACTGGAGCTCACGAAGATTTTCCAGCAGCACAGCGGCCCGGAGGATCGGACCATCATCTTCACCGAGCACAATGAGCTTGTATACGCGATATCGAAAGAGTTCCTCATACCCTTTATCACCCATACCACTTCGAAGGACGAGCGGATGGAAAACCTGTCGAAGTTCCGCACAGGAGCTTACAGGGCGATCGTAACTTCCAAAGTCCTCGACGAGGGCGTGGACGTCCCCGACGCCAACGTGGGCATCATCCTCAGCGGCAGCGGCAGCCGCCGGGAATTCGTCCAGCGCCTCGGCCGCATTCTCAGGAAGAAAGGGGATAAGAAAGCCGTGCTCTACGAGATCGTGGCTCAGGGCACCATGGAAGAAGGCTCGTCCCGGAAGCGCCGGAGGGAAGCCTGA
- a CDS encoding class I SAM-dependent methyltransferase, which translates to MKQSDRDILSNYYGSKLEQYGYDTRSLGWIPGGRKARFTALSEIGGLDGCSILDVGCGFGDLYGFLVGRGLKVDYTGIDINPKFIEIARREYPGARFIAGDFDDCCPGEEYDWAFAAGIFTIRISDNEAFAKSMLQKMLAASRKGIAVDFLLPTYSGQDTYWRPAPEDMLRFCRTLSRRVALRCDYMADEYCVYVYKNDRSDERNVFEGL; encoded by the coding sequence TTGAAGCAGTCGGACCGGGACATACTTTCAAACTATTATGGCAGCAAGCTGGAGCAATACGGTTACGATACCCGGAGCCTCGGGTGGATTCCGGGTGGCCGTAAAGCCCGGTTTACCGCACTGTCGGAGATCGGCGGCCTCGACGGGTGCAGCATCCTCGACGTCGGGTGTGGGTTCGGAGACCTGTACGGATTCCTGGTAGGCAGGGGCTTGAAAGTCGATTATACCGGCATCGACATCAACCCGAAGTTCATCGAGATCGCCCGTAGAGAATATCCCGGAGCCCGGTTTATCGCCGGAGACTTCGATGACTGCTGCCCGGGAGAAGAGTACGACTGGGCTTTCGCAGCCGGGATTTTCACCATCCGGATCAGCGATAACGAGGCTTTTGCGAAAAGCATGCTGCAGAAGATGCTGGCGGCCTCCCGCAAGGGTATTGCCGTTGATTTCCTGCTTCCCACGTACAGCGGACAGGACACCTACTGGAGGCCTGCTCCGGAAGACATGCTCCGGTTTTGCCGGACGCTTTCGAGAAGAGTCGCTCTCCGTTGCGATTACATGGCTGACGAGTACTGTGTTTACGTCTACAAAAATGATCGGTCAGACGAGCGTAACGTCTTCGAAGGCCTTTAG
- a CDS encoding DUF192 domain-containing protein has product MRRSPVIAALIIGFILLLITLSTFMYMSDRISKPQVTDEGMKSPTSLVSVVVSCDDGRRHTFAVEIADEPDEHARGLMNRTMLDADSGMLFIFEGNEPHSFWMENTLIPLDMIFIDQEGTIINIHENATPLSRDIIESAGPCKYVLEVNGGTCERKNIRAGDSIDIIY; this is encoded by the coding sequence ATGAGAAGATCGCCGGTGATCGCAGCCCTCATCATCGGATTTATTCTGCTGCTCATTACGCTCAGTACGTTCATGTATATGTCCGACAGGATAAGCAAGCCGCAGGTGACGGATGAAGGCATGAAATCCCCGACATCGCTGGTTTCTGTAGTTGTCAGCTGCGATGATGGCCGCCGCCACACCTTCGCCGTAGAGATTGCGGATGAGCCGGATGAGCATGCCAGAGGCCTGATGAACCGCACTATGCTGGATGCCGACTCGGGCATGCTGTTTATTTTCGAGGGCAACGAGCCACACAGCTTCTGGATGGAGAACACCCTGATACCGCTTGACATGATCTTCATAGACCAGGAAGGGACTATTATCAACATCCACGAAAACGCTACACCCCTCAGCCGGGACATCATCGAGTCTGCCGGGCCTTGCAAATACGTGCTAGAAGTCAACGGCGGCACGTGCGAGAGGAAGAATATACGTGCTGGCGATTCAATAGATATCATTTATTGA
- a CDS encoding DUF2268 domain-containing protein gives MEFTVQDTISVYRSIIEEKNKRKRREMFKNDLMLPYEGMFNAFGATLNPQRGKLDALKMLDIWKFVMPEKLDQHSLEQLEILEKNNAQGLMSETIARAIEVFKPFESRIPLKHIIAGLFLLDASRMDPVDHGYSGYGGIPGYVMLTYGELSEYNLSRLQAALAHEVHHNIRLSVMPWDPVNITVEDYLILEGLAESFGTWLYGEDKIGYYISEFPAWKLPEARQLIKDSLDKKGFGEVRNYLYGDRAPGKAKKPLGIPAFTGYKIGYEVVQAYLRKTGKTPVEATFLSAGEIIKGSGYFD, from the coding sequence ATGGAATTCACTGTCCAGGATACAATCTCAGTCTACCGGTCGATCATTGAGGAGAAAAACAAGCGGAAGCGGCGGGAGATGTTCAAGAACGATCTCATGCTGCCCTATGAAGGCATGTTCAACGCCTTCGGAGCGACGCTGAACCCGCAGCGGGGCAAGCTCGATGCTCTCAAGATGCTGGACATCTGGAAGTTCGTGATGCCGGAGAAGCTGGATCAGCATTCACTCGAGCAACTGGAAATCCTGGAAAAAAATAACGCGCAGGGCCTGATGTCGGAGACTATCGCCCGGGCGATCGAGGTCTTCAAACCCTTCGAGAGCAGAATTCCGTTAAAACATATTATCGCGGGCCTGTTCCTTCTCGATGCCTCCAGGATGGATCCCGTCGACCACGGCTACTCCGGCTACGGCGGCATCCCCGGCTACGTAATGCTGACCTACGGCGAGCTGAGCGAATACAACCTGTCCCGGCTCCAGGCAGCTTTAGCCCACGAAGTCCACCATAATATTCGACTGTCAGTCATGCCCTGGGATCCTGTCAATATCACTGTCGAAGACTACCTCATCCTCGAAGGTCTGGCCGAATCCTTCGGCACATGGCTCTACGGAGAGGACAAGATCGGGTACTACATATCTGAATTCCCGGCCTGGAAGCTGCCCGAAGCCCGGCAGCTGATTAAAGACTCCCTCGACAAGAAGGGCTTCGGGGAAGTCCGAAACTACCTCTACGGCGACCGGGCCCCCGGAAAAGCCAAAAAGCCACTGGGCATTCCGGCGTTTACCGGCTACAAGATCGGGTATGAGGTCGTCCAGGCATACCTGCGGAAAACCGGGAAAACGCCCGTCGAGGCGACCTTCCTGTCTGCCGGGGAGATCATTAAAGGATCCGGGTATTTTGACTGA